The genomic stretch aaaaaaaaaaaaccccgaACGcctttcaaagtgagaacaatcgtataaaaaaatcgtgGTTCCAATCCGAGAGGTCAAGGGTCAGACTCAGGTTGAAATCGTACATATTGCCCCATATATACAAACCGTGTAACGACatagaaaatatgaaaaaccaAATCGATTTCATTCACCGATAGAAAATCAGTCCCCTGCACCTTTCGCCGTTGAACTCTCCGTGGCGTCGTGCCGATCGGGCAACAACCTCGCGTTTTAATTGAAACGCTTTTCGCGGTCGTTTTAAACCCGATTTATTGCGAAGCCAATAAAACCGTAGGAACATGGCACAGTCATCGTCGTTGTAGTCGAGACAAACGCGACGGGTGAAGAAAAGGTCTACAAGTATGTATTGCGTTCGGGCAGCTGGGCCCCGATCGAGGCACGCGTCCAACGGTCGACGCAGCTGTCGAAAATCAACTCCACAACCTCCTCATCCAGAGCTCCGATTACAGACCCGACGTGAGTTTCGATAAAAACGATCTTGAAatcatataatattttcatttttatccactTGTTCGCCTTGTAAGCGAAAGACCAGTTCGTAACGATCGTTTCCCGAGTCTGTTCTCGCGTTCAATTTCACTTTCGTAAGTCGAATAGCTAGTCtctaaaattcaaaacaatttaaaaCTTAACGAAACGTTGGAGTATAATGTTACGCAAATACAAAGAGAATCGTTAAACGTGCCCTCTTGATTTATAAAACGTCAAGCTATAAACCGAAcacggtgtaaaaaaaacttggtaaaGATCCTTTATCGAAGATGAAAAGTTCCTTGAGCGGAGTGTAGGTTAATACCGTCAGGACCGTTCCCCCCGTCCCATCGATATTTACCCCCACGTAGAAAAACACCGGGCCCAAGCGGTCGTTGCATGACGGGGAATGAACCCCGCGACAACCCCTCGACGTACAGAGTATAGAAGTACTATACGAAAACGTTCgaacacacacgcacacgcgcaaagagagagagagagagagaaagagagagcaaCGCTGGCAAAGCGTGTCGTACGAGTGAACATACACAAATATACGAACGATAATGGAGAGCCCCTAAGCATCTGCTGCAACGGAATGGAACGGAATGGTGGCAGCAGGCCAGTCACAATCCAGACACGAAGGTGGCTAGTTCACGTTTTACTAGACGCCTCTCGATATCCGTTGAACACAGTGAAGTAGCTAGTACCCAGTGAACGTTTCTTCGTTGCTGATAATAGGTGGTAATTATGTGATAAAAATGACTCTGTCCGCATGGTTGAAAACGTAGCGTTGAAATGTGTagaaaaagtattgaaaatcgTACGAGCGTAATGCCGAAAGAGATCGTACCCCGTTTCTCGACGGTATTCGTCGCTCTGGAGATGATCGAACCGAGAGTATCGTACCGCAGCAGCGTGCTCCTGATCCTCTTGAAGAACTAGACCGAAGTGTAAATCATATATTCGGATTAGAAGAATAGTCGGAAGATGGGGGAAGCAAACGACCCAACTCGGGTCCACTGTTACACGAATCCGTCGTTCTGTCGTCAGTCGGAGTTCATACCTGACGACCTGCCACCACCACTCCAGTTCCAAGGTGACGAGCTGCCCCCGCCTCCACCAGCACTGCTTCCGGAAGAAACGCATTGCGGACAAAGTAACCCAGGTTTTCACCAGCCGATTGGCGACGGAGGTGAACGGTACGTTTACCTGCAGGAACGCGATGTCGGGCAACCTCTGAATCGCCACCCTGCAAACCCCCAGCAGCATAGAAGGTACGCCAGTCTTCCCGTCGACGAGACGCCGCATCAGCAATTCGGCCAGAATCGAGTATCCTCGAAGTACGACTTCATCCCCGACGAACAGCTTCAGCGTCACGGGTCAGCCAGGTACGCTTATTCACCTGGCCAGCTACAAAACTCAGGAACCTTCGTCTCCCCCCGTTCCGGACCGGTGACCAACCACGACGAACGGCGGGTCGTTCAGGTTCATAATCACACCGGAAACGCGGGACGTTACGCTGAGATACCAGGCGAACAGACGTTTTCAAAGTCCCAGCCACAGGAAAGGGATAACAATGCGTGGGCGAACGGTGGCAAGGTTTATTCGCGAGGTTTGAAGACGTTCCAATACATGTTTCAAAGTATACTTGAATAcgtattttattcattgtaaTCCTTTCAAACGTCTCCAGGAAGGTACGCAAGGGTTCCGTTGCAGGATGATGACCCCCCGGCACTTCCCGAAAGAAACGGGGGATCCTCGATATCGCCCCGCAACAATCCGGCCACTCAGAAACTCCACGAGATACTGACTACCCCGAGAAAAGTAAGATCGCGTTCCGAGGAACGAACTCTGTCACCGAAAAGGAGTCATCAGCCCCAAAACACCTCCGGCACTCCTCATAGACGGGCACTCACACCGGGAAGCTCACCCTCgggtaaataaaattgaataaatcattCGCAGACAATATCTTCCGAgtaattattgaaaagttaTCACTTTCACGAAAATATCCGAACGCTGAATATCGTATATTGGAAAGTCAATCCAATTCATATCAATTTCCAACTCGATTAGAGCTATCCAAATTCactgacaatttttattgacGTATATTCCACTCGAAGTCTCACTTAGAATCATGAAAAATCATCCGTACAAGAATTTGCAACTTGACTTCGTGAAGTGTCGAAGTCGCGGGTACAAAGTCAACTCTCTCGTATCGTCGCGTTTGATTCGAAACACCCCGACAAGTATCTTAGCATGCTCTTACCAAGCTCGAACCTAACCAGAACGGTGAGACTAATCCATCCACTCCGGCAGGCCGCACTTTGAGTCCAGGAACGCGAGGAACGCCGCAGGGAACGCCACAGAGTCGAACATTTTCGCCAACCAGACCACAGACCTCGACGCCAAACAAGGAGCCATCGGCACGTCGCTGTCTACCATTGACAGAGGTCGGAGCGATCCGACTTCCGCAAGATATTTGCCCAGCCAGCAACTGCGGAAGACTCCGTTACGTCGAGACGGCTCCGGTCGACCTGACCGAGCTGGTAAGATGCGAGCCACCGCCAAGGTACGCGTACCTCGAGTCCGGCCCAGAATCGGTACCGATGATCTGCAGTTCACCGAGGTATCAAGTCGTCCCTGCGGTATCGGAAAGCCAGAAAAGAAGCGGGTACCAAAGCGTCGAAAGTGCCTTCGTTGCAAGAACCGCTGTGGTGAGTAACCTCAGGTCAACTAAGATATCGTCATTTTGGCGACAGCCTTCTACCAACATCTGTTTTTTTGCTAACAGGTTCCTCCACTGTCGCCGCCAAATAGTGAAGCTAACACAACGCTGGCAAGTGGAGTTGACAAGCACGAGAGGAGAAACGCTCCTCTTCTCTTGATCCTGGTTG from Neodiprion virginianus isolate iyNeoVirg1 chromosome 3, iyNeoVirg1.1, whole genome shotgun sequence encodes the following:
- the LOC124300624 gene encoding uncharacterized protein LOC124300624 isoform X2, which encodes MGEANDPTRVHCYTNPSFCRQSEFIPDDLPPPLQFQGDELPPPPPALLPEETHCGQSNPGFHQPIGDGGERYVYLQERDVGQPLNRHPANPQQHRRYASLPVDETPHQQFGQNRVSSKYDFIPDEQLQRHGSARYAYSPGQLQNSGTFVSPRSGPVTNHDERRVVQVHNHTGNAGRYAEIPGEQTFSKSQPQERDNNAWANGGKVYSRGRYARVPLQDDDPPALPERNGGSSISPRNNPATQKLHEILTTPRKVRSRSEERTLSPKRSHQPQNTSGTPHRRALTPGSSPSGRTLSPGTRGTPQGTPQSRTFSPTRPQTSTPNKEPSARRCLPLTEVGAIRLPQDICPASNCGRLRYVETAPVDLTELVRCEPPPRYAYLESGPESVPMICSSPRYQVVPAVSESQKRSGYQSVESAFVARTAVVPPLSPPNSEANTTLASGVDKHERRNAPLLLILVGILTCGLSLYLSWTQGRRYYFDSAAGCGACCALAGACRSLKRTWTGLGLAALSALSCAGLLLMAVKAPRWGTPLHDVTAGALCGVSVLGATLALLALVAPRCDLARHRRVHSWIPNFSP
- the LOC124300624 gene encoding uncharacterized protein LOC124300624 isoform X1 yields the protein MGEANDPTRVHCYTNPSFCRQSEFIPDDLPPPLQFQGDELPPPPPALLPEETHCGQSNPGFHQPIGDGGERYVYLQERDVGQPLNRHPANPQQHRRYASLPVDETPHQQFGQNRVSSKYDFIPDEQLQRHGSARYAYSPGQLQNSGTFVSPRSGPVTNHDERRVVQVHNHTGNAGRYAEIPGEQTFSKSQPQERDNNAWANGGKVYSRGRYARVPLQDDDPPALPERNGGSSISPRNNPATQKLHEILTTPRKVRSRSEERTLSPKRSHQPQNTSGTPHRRALTPGSSPSAGRTLSPGTRGTPQGTPQSRTFSPTRPQTSTPNKEPSARRCLPLTEVGAIRLPQDICPASNCGRLRYVETAPVDLTELVRCEPPPRYAYLESGPESVPMICSSPRYQVVPAVSESQKRSGYQSVESAFVARTAVVPPLSPPNSEANTTLASGVDKHERRNAPLLLILVGILTCGLSLYLSWTQGRRYYFDSAAGCGACCALAGACRSLKRTWTGLGLAALSALSCAGLLLMAVKAPRWGTPLHDVTAGALCGVSVLGATLALLALVAPRCDLARHRRVHSWIPNFSP